One Mercenaria mercenaria strain notata chromosome 12, MADL_Memer_1, whole genome shotgun sequence DNA segment encodes these proteins:
- the LOC123534650 gene encoding carbohydrate sulfotransferase 11-like → MLNRSALKTCSFVFIGINAVILTLFCVLEPGVNVKWYQRCTTEPRLSHTTLNPGKFSERKLQKSSIQTVLGSVEHENNSKIWFKQINKIQQEAKMHSAAEAMKTRVQVVQDKCENHLKNLSSFGIKGSIYSIPEKINYCETPKVGCTFWKSVLRFLARDYPIGRQVQKPSDIDRMYVHFGPWKNIKRYGNNAIKRGVLTTGYNLMFVREPYSRLWSGYLDKFYLPDYWQSGGPKFRHISKKGCIQNISFEEFLTFIAENPATLNIHWTPFYRLCNPCHVKYDAIGKMETFSKDSKFILNKLGHDMLVDDKQNSSKSRAKEEIRTLSKYNFSFKNNSCFFHKLIAKRLWSVFQMNGYIQKNIPFPLEMFSDKNFYLGSDNTTSVFIKYAFKALDSQTVSDHDLKEQKHQYMIDGYRTIPMSLLNQIRKLFQTDFELFGYDAEPAEIFSRPFVQQYMITE, encoded by the exons ATGCTAAACCGATCTGCTTTGAAGACATGCTCGTTCGTTTTCATCGGAATTAATGCtgtaattttaacattattttgtgttCTAGAACCAG gtGTAAATGTCAAGTGGTACCAGAGATGTACAACAGAACCGAGATTAAGCCATACCACTCTA aaccCTGGAAAATTCAGTGAAAGAAAACTGCAGAAAAGCTCTATACAGACAGTACTGGGAAGTGTGGagcatgaaaataattcaaaaatttggttcaagcaaataaataaaattcaacaaGAAGCTAAAATGCACAGCGCCGCTGAGGCTATGAAAACCAGAGTACAGGTGGTACAAGACAAATGTGAAAACCACTTGAAAAATCTTTCTTCTTTTGGGATCAAAGGTTCCATTTATTCCATTCCAgagaaaataaattattgtgaAACTCCTAAAGTCGGATGTACATTTTGGAAGTCCGTGTTGCGATTTCTGGCAAGAGATTATCCAATAGGAAGACAGGTCCAAAAACCGTCCGATATTGACCGAATGTATGTTCATTTTGGTCCGTGGAAAAATATTAAGCGATATGGGAATAATGCTATAAAAAGAGGAGTTTTGACGACGGGATACAACCTTATGTTTGTTCGCGAACCTTATTCAAGACTATGGTCGGGTTACCTAGACAAATTTTATTTACCTGATTACTGGCAAAGTGGCGGACCAAAATTCAGACATATAAGCAAAAAAGGTTGTATTCAGAACATTTCATTCGaagaatttttaacttttatagcAGAAAATCCTGCTACATTGAATATTCACTGGACTCCATTTTACCGGTTGTGTAACCCATGTCACGTGAAATATGATGCCATTGGTAAAATGGAGACATTCAGTAAAGACAGTAAATTTATTCTTAACAAGCTAGGACATGACATGTTAGTAGATGATAAACAGAACAGTTCGAAATCCAGAGCGAAGGAAGAAATTCGTACGCTTTCTAAATACAATTTCAGCTTCAAAAACAACAGTTGTTTCTTCCACAAATTGATTGCAAAAAGGTTGTGGTCGGTCTTTCAGATGAATGGCTATATTCAAAAGAATATACCCTTTCCGCTTGAAATGTTTAGCGATAAGAATTTTTATTTAGGCTCGGATAATACAACCTCGGTGTTTATAAAGTACGCTTTTAAGGCATTAGACAGTCAGACAGTTTCAGATCATGACCTGAAAGAGCAAAAACATCAATACATGATAGATGGATACAGGACAATACCAATGTCGCTTCTGAACCAAATTCGGAAACTGTTCCAGACCGACTTTGAATTATTCGGCTATGATGCAGAGCCTGCTGAGATATTTTCGCGTCCGTTTGTGCAACAATACATGATAACAGAATAG